The following coding sequences lie in one Paramormyrops kingsleyae isolate MSU_618 chromosome 15, PKINGS_0.4, whole genome shotgun sequence genomic window:
- the LOC111860351 gene encoding retinal homeobox protein Rx1-like has protein sequence MHLSLDTVSMVDDGCLSATNFHEMVKGGGASVGGRVHSIDVILGFSKDQDPLLNQAEQLKAGIGPLGDPGKQGPAHIYGHPPALRESVAQSDFQDSGLFSDKCEGEVSGGPKGGDGEADSKSPDGLSEEPPKKKHRRNRTTFTTYQLHELERAFEKSHYPDVYSREELAMKVSLPEVRVQVWFQNRRAKWRRQEKMDASTVKLHDSPMLPFSRPAVHSGVGTVTSSLPLDPWLTSPLSSATPVHSIPGFMGAAQAFPGHSFLNTPPTMAQGMQPVAPPPYQCPAAFADKYPVEDVDQRCSSIAALRLRAKEHVQCMDKTWQPM, from the exons ATGCATCTGTCCCTGGATACCGTGAGCATGGTGGACGACGGCTGCCTGTCGGCGACCAACTTCCACGAGATGGTGAAAGGCGGGGGGGCATCGGTGGGTGGCCGCGTCCACAGCATCGATGTCATCTTGGGCTTCAGCAAGGACCAGGACCCACTGCTGAACCAGGCCGAGCAGCTCAAGGCAGGGATCGGGCCCCTGGGCGATCCAGGGAAGCAGGGCCCAGCTCATATCTACGGACACCCTCCTGCTCTGAGGGAGAGTGTGGCTCAGTCTGACTTCCAGG ACTCGGGTCTGTTTTCCGACAAGTGCGAGGGGGAGGTGAGCGGGGGGCCGAAGGGCGGCGACGGTGAGGCGGACAGCAAGTCCCCGGACGGCCTGAGCGAGGAGCCGCCGAAGAAGAAGCACCGGCGTAATCGCACCACCTTCACCACCTACCAGCTACACGAGCTGGAGAGGGCCTTCGAGAAGTCCCACTACCCGGACGTGTACAGCCGCGAGGAGCTGGCCATGAAGGTCAGCCTCCCCGAGGTCCGCGTGCAG GTTTGGTTTCAGAACCGGAGAGCCAAGTGGCGCCGTCAGGAGAAGATGGACGCCAGCACCGTCAAGCTGCACGACTCGCCCATGCTGCCCTTCAGCCGGCCGGCCGTGCACAGCGGCGTCGGCACCGTCACCAGCTCGCTGCCCCTGGACCCTTGGCTGACCTCGCCTCTGTCCAGCGCCACGCCGGTACACAGCATCCCCGGCTTCATGGGGGCGGCACAGGCATTTCCCGGCCACAGCTTCCTGAACACGCCCCCCACCATGGCGCAAGGAATGCAGCCGGTGGCTCCGCCCCCCTACCAGTGTCCCGCCGCCTTCGCTGACAAATACCCGGTGGAGGACGTG
- the matk gene encoding megakaryocyte-associated tyrosine-protein kinase, whose translation MATSWAPGTQCVAKSDHSKTKPGELAYRKGDILTIVDRGVAKGTYKVQHNKTAAQGLISASNVREREAIRVDPSLSLMPWFHGKISGLEAVDKLQPTEDGLFLVRESIRHPGDYVLCVSLGREVIHYRVIYQDKKLTIDNSEFFYNLIDMIEFYSKNRGAIATTLRKPRPKEGTKSAEQELSKAGWLLDIEKLSLGQSIGEGEFGVVYEGDYMGQKMAVKNIKCDVTAQAFLQETAVMTKLQHKNLVRLLGVILHNGLYIVTEFMAKGNLVNFLRTRGRAVVSCHQLVRFTLDVCEGMEYLESKKLVHRDLAARNILVSSDSVAKISDFGLAKVDPKCVDNAKLPIKWTAPEALKKGGMFSTRSDVWSFGVLLWETFSYGRQPYPKMSLTEVKEKVEQGYRMETPEGCPAAVYTLMRSCWEMDPGKRPSFRKLREKLDKELRSCRTVTGS comes from the exons ATGGCAACA AGTTGGGCGCCAGGCACACAGTGTGTTGCCAAAAGTGACCACAGCAAGACCAAACCTGGAGAGCTGGCCTACCGGAAAGGCGACATTTTAACCATCGTTGACAGAGGAGTG GCTAAAGGCACATACAAGGTGCAGCACAATAAGACAGCGGCACAGGGTCTCATCTCGGCCAGCAACGTCCGCGAGCGCGAGGCCATCCGCGTGGATCCCAGCCTCAGCCTCATGCC CTGGTTCCATGGAAAGATATCAGGCCTGGAAGCTGTTGACAAGCTGCAGCCGACGGAGGATGGGCTGTTCCTCGTTCGGGAATCAATCCGACACCCTGGAGACTATGTGCTATGCGTCAGCTTGGGGCGAGAGGTCATCCACTACCGGGTCATATATCAGGACAAGAAGCTGACCATTGACAACTCTGAGTTTTTCTACAACCTCATAGATATGATTGAG TTCTATTCCAAGAACCGGGGAGCCATCGCTACCACCCTGCGGAAGCCCCGACCGAAAGAAGGCACTAAGTCGGCAGAGCAGGAGCTCTCCaaag CTGGTTGGCTGCTGGACATTGAGAAGCTGTCCCTGGGGCAGAGCATCGGAGAGGGGGAGTTTGGGG TGGTGTATGAGGGAGATTACATGGGCCAAAAGATGGCGGTGAAGAACATCAAGTGTGATGTCACAGCCCAGGCTTTCTTGCAGGAGACTGCAGTCATGAC GAAACTCCAGCACAAGAACTTAGTACGGCTGCTAGGGGTGATCTTACACAATGGGCTTTACATCGTCACGGAGTTCATGGCCAAG GGAAACCTGGTGAACTTCCTTCGCACCCGAGGCCGAGCCGTAGTCAGCTGCCACCAGCTTGTTCGCTTCACTCT GGATGTGTGTGAGGGCATGGAGTACTTAGAGTCCAAGAAACTGGTCCACAGAGACCTAGCCGCTCGCAACATCCTTGTGTCTAGCGACAGTGTGGCGAAGATCAGCGACTTCGGCCTGGCTAAGGTGGACCCCAAATGTGTGGACAACGCTAAGCTGCCCATCAAATGGACCGCGCCCGAGGCTCTGAAGAAAGGG GGGATGTTCTCCACACGATCGGATGTGTGGAGTTTCGGGGTCCTCCTCTGGGAGACCTTCTCCTACGGCCGACAGCCCTACCCTAAGATG TCCCTGACGGAGGTGAAGGAGAAGGTGGAGCAGGGCTATCGCATGGAGACGCCGGAGGGCTGTCCCGCTGCCGTCTACACCCTCATGAGGTCCTGCTGGGAAATGGATCCCGGCAAGAGGCCGTCCTTCCGGAAACTTCGGGAGAAGCTCGATAAGGAACTGCGCAGCTGCAGGACGGTCACTGGATCGTAA